The proteins below are encoded in one region of Fibrella aestuarina BUZ 2:
- a CDS encoding amino acid permease: MRIKSLERLRQEAAESNENTLKRSLGAFNLVAIGIGVIIGAGLFSLTGIAAANHAGPAVTLSFVVAAVGCAFSALCYAEFAAMVPISGSAYTYAYATLGELFAWIIGWDLVLEYSVGAATVAISWSQYLNRFLSNYGLHLPPQLMLSPFETATGADGSTVSGILNVPAVLIVVLITSIIIRGTSGSAIFNAIVVTLKVLVVLVFIALGWQYIDPANYQPYIPANTGTFGEYGWSGVLRGAGVVFFVFIGFDIVATMAQEAKKPQRDMPIGIIGSLVVCTILFVLFGYVMTGMANYTEFKNSAAPVAIAIEKTPYRWLGQLIIGAILIGYTSVILVDLLGQSRVFFSMSRDGLLPKTFSEVHPRFRTPWKANVLLCVFIGLFAGFVPIRVVGEMTSIGTLLAFVMVCLGVLILRKKQPDAPRAFRTPWVPVVPILGILTCLVMMVSLPGDTWLRLVIWLAIGLAIYFAYGKKRSKLYLSTVRDDLDHPRAAQD; this comes from the coding sequence ATGCGAATTAAATCTCTGGAGAGACTGCGGCAAGAAGCCGCCGAGAGTAACGAAAATACCCTGAAGCGCTCGCTGGGGGCCTTTAATCTAGTTGCCATTGGTATTGGTGTCATCATCGGTGCGGGCCTGTTCTCGCTCACGGGCATTGCCGCCGCCAACCATGCCGGCCCGGCCGTGACGTTATCCTTTGTGGTGGCCGCCGTGGGTTGTGCGTTCAGTGCCTTGTGCTACGCCGAATTTGCCGCGATGGTGCCGATTTCGGGCAGTGCCTATACCTACGCCTACGCCACGCTGGGCGAGTTGTTCGCCTGGATTATCGGCTGGGATCTGGTGCTCGAATATTCTGTTGGGGCGGCTACGGTAGCCATCAGCTGGTCGCAATACCTGAATCGGTTCCTGAGCAATTACGGCCTGCACCTGCCCCCACAACTCATGCTGTCGCCCTTCGAAACCGCCACCGGCGCCGATGGGTCAACCGTGTCGGGTATCCTGAACGTACCGGCGGTGCTGATCGTGGTGCTGATTACCAGCATCATCATTCGCGGCACGTCGGGGTCGGCCATTTTCAACGCGATCGTGGTGACCCTCAAAGTGCTGGTCGTGCTCGTGTTCATCGCGCTGGGCTGGCAATATATCGATCCGGCCAACTACCAGCCCTACATTCCGGCCAACACCGGGACGTTCGGCGAATACGGCTGGAGTGGCGTGTTGCGGGGTGCGGGCGTGGTCTTTTTCGTCTTTATCGGCTTTGACATTGTGGCGACGATGGCGCAGGAAGCCAAGAAACCCCAGCGCGACATGCCCATCGGGATCATTGGCTCGTTGGTGGTCTGCACCATCCTGTTTGTGCTCTTCGGCTACGTCATGACCGGCATGGCCAACTACACCGAGTTTAAAAACAGCGCGGCTCCGGTCGCTATCGCCATCGAAAAAACGCCCTACCGCTGGCTGGGTCAACTCATCATCGGCGCCATCCTGATCGGCTACACCTCCGTGATTCTGGTTGATCTGCTGGGGCAGTCGCGCGTCTTTTTCTCGATGAGCCGCGACGGGCTGCTGCCGAAAACGTTTTCCGAAGTGCATCCCCGGTTCCGTACGCCCTGGAAAGCCAACGTGTTGCTGTGCGTGTTCATCGGCCTGTTCGCCGGGTTTGTACCCATCCGGGTCGTGGGCGAAATGACGAGCATCGGCACGTTGCTGGCCTTCGTGATGGTCTGCCTCGGCGTGCTGATCCTGCGCAAAAAACAACCCGATGCCCCGCGCGCGTTCCGCACGCCCTGGGTGCCCGTGGTGCCGATACTGGGCATTCTGACCTGCCTCGTGATGATGGTCTCGCTGCCCGGCGACACCTGGCTGCGGCTGGTGATCTGGCTGGCCATTGGCCTGGCGATCTATTTTGCCTACGGCAAAAAACGCAGTAAACTGTATCTTTCTACCGTACGTGATGATCTGGATCACCCGCGAGCGGCCCAAGATTGA
- a CDS encoding chromate resistance protein ChrB domain-containing protein: protein MIWITRERPKIDRIACPWLIRRFIDPEAQIVFVPADEVLAQAAALGATPFDVPGVEFSHYGTDCTFDYFLKKYDLRDPALHTMAPIVRGADTDNHALAEQAAGLWAISAGLAHNLRDDEALLAQGMVIYDALYSWATYLQHEKHTQSPTENRLAQVMATYLALQKKARKRTPGWIRELETLIQEHVDTNRIGGPAGISLKAVSEAVQLNPTYLSREFATHFDNLTFGEYIRKLRIDKAIQLLDQPAYSLLDIAYLTGFSDQSHFTRVFKKVVGTSPSAYRKQAQKGKE from the coding sequence ATGATCTGGATCACCCGCGAGCGGCCCAAGATTGACCGCATTGCCTGCCCCTGGCTTATTCGCCGGTTTATCGACCCCGAGGCCCAAATCGTATTCGTGCCTGCCGACGAGGTATTGGCGCAGGCCGCCGCCCTGGGCGCTACGCCCTTCGACGTACCCGGCGTTGAGTTTTCGCACTACGGCACCGACTGCACCTTCGACTACTTCCTGAAAAAATACGACCTCCGCGACCCGGCCCTGCACACGATGGCGCCCATCGTGCGCGGGGCCGACACCGACAACCATGCGCTGGCCGAACAGGCCGCCGGGTTGTGGGCGATCTCGGCCGGGCTGGCCCATAACCTACGGGACGACGAGGCACTACTGGCGCAGGGCATGGTCATTTACGACGCGCTGTACAGCTGGGCAACGTACCTGCAACACGAAAAACACACACAAAGCCCCACCGAAAACCGGCTTGCGCAGGTAATGGCAACGTACCTGGCGTTGCAGAAGAAAGCCCGAAAACGTACCCCCGGCTGGATTCGCGAACTGGAAACCCTGATTCAGGAACACGTCGATACTAACCGGATCGGCGGTCCGGCGGGCATCAGCCTTAAAGCCGTTTCCGAAGCGGTGCAGCTAAATCCAACGTACCTGTCGCGGGAGTTTGCCACCCACTTCGACAACCTCACCTTTGGCGAATACATCCGCAAACTGCGCATCGACAAAGCCATCCAACTCCTCGATCAGCCCGCGTATTCGCTGCTCGACATTGCCTACCTGACGGGTTTCTCCGACCAGAGCCACTTCACCCGGGTGTTCAAGAAAGTCGTCGGCACCAGCCCGTCGGCCTACCGAAAACAGGCCCAAAAAGGTAAAGAATAG
- a CDS encoding cyanophycinase, with product MKRINIVLVLLLTTLTTLSFAQTTGPEKGALVIVGGGAIPPDIWNRFIELAGGAANARIVVIPTAGDDSTLTATGQRTQKRLQELGVAHVTLLHTRDPKQANQEAFVKPLREATAVWFDGGRHWRLADSYLNTLAHKEFNALLSRGGVIGGTSAGATILGSFMVRGDTKGNSILVGDHTEGLGFVKNLTVDQHVLRRNRQFDLIEVIKARPALLGIGIDESTAVVVRQNTFEVLGNSFVGIYDSQQISSSAKYPSGQNSTGGPFYFLGKGQQFDILNRTVINQPAQRPNEPAK from the coding sequence ATGAAACGCATCAACATCGTACTGGTCCTGCTGCTGACCACACTGACGACCCTCAGCTTTGCCCAAACGACCGGTCCCGAAAAAGGCGCACTGGTCATCGTCGGAGGAGGCGCTATCCCGCCCGACATCTGGAACCGCTTTATCGAACTGGCGGGTGGGGCGGCCAACGCCCGGATTGTGGTAATCCCCACGGCGGGCGACGACTCGACCCTGACGGCCACCGGGCAACGTACCCAGAAACGGTTGCAGGAACTGGGCGTGGCCCATGTCACGCTGCTCCACACCCGCGACCCCAAACAAGCCAATCAGGAGGCGTTTGTAAAGCCCCTGCGCGAAGCCACCGCCGTCTGGTTCGATGGGGGGAGGCACTGGCGGCTGGCCGATTCGTACCTGAATACGTTGGCGCATAAGGAGTTCAATGCCCTGCTTAGCCGGGGTGGCGTGATTGGCGGAACGTCGGCCGGGGCCACCATCCTGGGCTCGTTTATGGTCCGGGGCGATACCAAGGGCAACAGCATCCTGGTCGGCGACCATACCGAAGGGCTGGGTTTTGTAAAGAACCTGACCGTCGATCAGCACGTGTTGCGCCGGAACCGTCAGTTCGACCTGATCGAGGTGATTAAGGCGCGGCCGGCACTGTTGGGCATCGGGATTGATGAGAGCACGGCGGTGGTGGTGCGGCAAAATACCTTCGAGGTGCTGGGTAACTCGTTCGTCGGTATCTACGACAGCCAGCAGATCAGCAGTTCGGCAAAGTACCCGTCGGGGCAGAACAGCACGGGCGGGCCGTTTTATTTCCTGGGCAAAGGCCAGCAGTTTGATATCCTGAACCGAACCGTGATCAACCAGCCAGCGCAACGGCCCAACGAACCCGCCAAATAG
- a CDS encoding RagB/SusD family nutrient uptake outer membrane protein encodes MNTRKWLLPLLLLSGCSNFLTVQPDLQVDEQKAITNAATAEVALNGLYNRLGNDGYYGSNFPALAYLSGGDIQWTGSQGAPQEITARKLTADNGYVSSAWSAIYRTILAANYLLETVPTLTDPLLTADRKRQLQGEALAIRALSYFDLARGWGGVQLVLKPTRTAADNVGIVRSSLTDTYAQVLADLTAAEPLLANTTNRNRVTRKTVWALRARYHLYRSEWEQADSYASKLIDDATNYKLVKPYSAFFANNAVNTTESIFELAYSNSFKNGHSNWWLPPALSGRREWAPNAQLVALLNNPQVGGNRSAVIAQTAPPGNLWYGRLYYRTPTGTDPAYLIRIAELYLIRAEARARLGKLSDALADLNAVRSRADLTALTATTNPTAESLLLAIETERRLEFAFETDRWFDLIRTGRVATVLGITDANKYILPIPTSEILADKVLTQNPGY; translated from the coding sequence ATGAATACTCGTAAATGGCTCCTGCCCCTGCTGCTGCTATCGGGCTGTAGCAATTTTCTGACCGTACAGCCTGATTTGCAGGTCGACGAACAAAAAGCGATTACCAACGCTGCCACCGCCGAGGTCGCGCTGAATGGCCTCTACAACCGGCTGGGCAACGATGGCTACTACGGCTCCAACTTCCCGGCGCTGGCCTACCTGTCGGGGGGTGACATCCAGTGGACGGGTTCGCAGGGTGCCCCGCAGGAGATCACCGCCCGCAAACTAACCGCCGACAATGGGTACGTTAGCTCGGCTTGGAGCGCTATTTACCGCACGATCCTTGCCGCCAACTACCTGTTGGAAACCGTGCCGACGCTGACTGACCCGCTGCTGACCGCCGATCGTAAGCGGCAGTTGCAGGGAGAGGCCCTCGCGATTCGGGCTCTTTCTTACTTTGATCTGGCGCGGGGCTGGGGCGGCGTGCAACTGGTGCTGAAACCCACCCGCACTGCCGCCGATAACGTCGGGATTGTACGGAGTAGCCTGACCGATACCTACGCGCAGGTGCTGGCCGACTTGACCGCCGCCGAGCCGCTGCTGGCCAACACCACCAACCGCAACCGCGTGACGCGCAAGACGGTCTGGGCGTTGCGGGCGCGGTATCACCTCTACCGGAGCGAGTGGGAGCAGGCCGACAGCTACGCCAGCAAGCTCATCGACGACGCCACGAATTACAAACTGGTGAAGCCTTACAGCGCATTTTTTGCCAACAATGCCGTGAACACGACGGAGTCAATTTTTGAACTGGCGTATTCCAATTCGTTCAAAAACGGCCACAGCAACTGGTGGTTGCCCCCCGCCCTGAGCGGTCGGCGGGAGTGGGCGCCCAACGCTCAACTCGTGGCCCTGCTCAACAACCCGCAGGTGGGTGGCAACCGGTCGGCGGTGATTGCGCAGACGGCCCCGCCGGGTAACCTCTGGTATGGCCGCCTGTATTACCGCACGCCAACCGGCACCGACCCGGCTTACCTGATCCGCATTGCCGAGCTGTACCTGATCCGGGCCGAAGCTCGTGCCCGCCTGGGTAAACTCTCCGACGCCCTGGCCGACCTGAACGCTGTGCGGAGCCGCGCCGACCTGACGGCATTGACTGCCACGACGAACCCAACGGCGGAATCGCTGCTGCTGGCCATCGAGACCGAGCGGCGACTCGAATTTGCCTTCGAAACCGACCGTTGGTTCGACCTGATCCGCACGGGCCGGGTAGCGACGGTGTTGGGTATCACGGATGCCAACAAGTATATATTGCCCATCCCAACGAGCGAAATCCTGGCCGATAAGGTGCTGACCCAAAACCCCGGCTACTAA
- a CDS encoding phytoene desaturase family protein, producing the protein MAETNYDAVIVGAGPNGLSAAIVLAKAGLSVVVLEAQDTIGGGTRSTQLTLPGFVHDMGSAIHPLAAGSPFFQQLPLAEYGLDWIYPPVAAAHPFDGGGAAVLAGSVAETAQRFGVDAAAYQSLFEPIVQHWTTLAPDLLGPLRFPNHPIDLASFGLDALLPATYLARRFKTTEARGLLAGMAAHAIQPLTNLTTSAIALVLMAAGHQRAESGSGWPMPKGGSQQIANALAAYLQSLGGQIEVGRPVRSLADLPKSRVVLFDLTPKQLLRIVGDGFPYIYRKQLEHYRYGPGIFKIDWALDGPIPFTNADCERASTIHLGGTLEAIVAAEQQTYDGGHPDRPYVLLAQQSRFDPTRAPAGQHTAWAYCHVPNGSIVDMTGAIERQVERFAPGFRDRILARHTMNTAQVEDWNPNYVGGDINGGIIDWRQLFTRPTLSLSPYQTGKSGVYICSSATPPGGGVHGMCGYHAARVALRDSFGKDVPISLLGS; encoded by the coding sequence ATGGCGGAAACAAACTACGATGCGGTGATTGTGGGCGCTGGCCCGAACGGCCTGAGTGCGGCCATCGTGCTGGCGAAAGCGGGGCTGTCGGTCGTTGTGCTCGAGGCCCAGGACACCATCGGGGGCGGCACCCGATCGACTCAACTCACGCTGCCCGGCTTCGTGCACGACATGGGGTCGGCGATTCATCCACTGGCGGCGGGCTCGCCCTTCTTTCAGCAGCTACCCCTGGCCGAGTACGGGCTGGACTGGATTTACCCACCCGTGGCCGCCGCGCACCCGTTTGATGGGGGCGGGGCGGCCGTGCTGGCGGGTTCCGTGGCCGAAACGGCTCAACGCTTTGGCGTCGATGCGGCCGCGTACCAAAGCCTCTTTGAGCCAATTGTGCAGCACTGGACCACGCTGGCCCCCGACCTGCTGGGGCCACTGCGTTTTCCGAACCACCCGATCGATCTGGCTTCGTTTGGCCTCGATGCGCTGCTGCCGGCCACGTACCTGGCCCGTCGGTTCAAAACCACCGAGGCACGGGGGCTGCTGGCGGGGATGGCGGCCCACGCCATTCAGCCCCTCACCAACCTCACCACCTCGGCGATTGCGCTGGTGCTGATGGCCGCGGGACACCAACGGGCCGAATCCGGGTCCGGCTGGCCCATGCCCAAGGGTGGTTCGCAGCAGATCGCCAACGCGCTGGCGGCTTACCTGCAATCGCTGGGTGGGCAGATCGAAGTCGGTCGGCCGGTGCGCTCGTTGGCCGACCTGCCCAAATCGCGCGTGGTGCTCTTCGACCTGACGCCCAAACAACTGCTGCGCATCGTGGGCGATGGGTTTCCGTACATTTACCGAAAGCAACTGGAGCACTACCGCTACGGCCCCGGCATCTTCAAAATCGACTGGGCGCTCGATGGCCCCATTCCGTTTACCAACGCCGACTGCGAGCGGGCGAGCACCATCCACCTCGGCGGCACGCTGGAAGCCATCGTAGCCGCCGAGCAGCAAACCTACGACGGCGGCCACCCCGACCGGCCTTACGTGTTGCTGGCGCAGCAGAGCCGATTCGACCCGACGCGGGCGCCCGCCGGCCAGCATACCGCCTGGGCGTACTGCCACGTACCCAACGGCTCGATCGTCGACATGACCGGGGCGATCGAGCGGCAGGTCGAGCGGTTTGCGCCCGGCTTCCGCGACCGCATTCTGGCCCGACATACGATGAATACAGCGCAGGTCGAGGACTGGAATCCCAACTACGTGGGTGGCGATATCAACGGCGGCATCATCGACTGGCGGCAACTGTTCACGCGGCCTACGCTGAGCCTCTCGCCCTACCAGACGGGCAAATCGGGCGTGTACATCTGCTCGTCGGCTACCCCGCCGGGAGGCGGCGTGCACGGGATGTGCGGGTACCACGCGGCCCGGGTCGCCCTGCGTGACAGTTTTGGCAAGGACGTACCCATCTCCCTGCTTGGTTCGTAG
- a CDS encoding mycofactocin-coupled SDR family oxidoreductase has protein sequence MPDLATNQTAQKVAFITGAAHGQGRAVALALAKEGIHIVAFDVAKNLTYPAYTFGSADELTQLKQDVEALGRPDASVGCLTVTGDVRDDADITRAVEQAMATFGRIDILFNNAGICAYGLAHELTEDAWDAMLDINLKGAWLVARRVIPIMMAQQSGVIINNSSIAGLRGMNRLSHYAASKWGLVGLTKSWAIELAPYNIRVNSIHPTGVNTPMNDGLAALEGTTTQEIAERSAGNLLPVPWVEPEDVSAMVLYLVSDGARYITGSQFVLDAGLLTR, from the coding sequence ATGCCTGACCTAGCCACGAATCAGACCGCCCAGAAGGTGGCGTTTATCACCGGTGCCGCCCACGGACAGGGCCGGGCCGTAGCGCTCGCTTTAGCCAAAGAAGGCATCCACATCGTGGCGTTCGACGTCGCCAAGAACCTGACGTACCCAGCGTATACCTTTGGCTCGGCCGACGAACTGACCCAGCTAAAACAGGACGTTGAAGCCCTCGGACGGCCCGACGCATCGGTTGGCTGCCTGACCGTTACGGGCGACGTGCGTGACGATGCCGACATAACCCGCGCCGTGGAGCAGGCAATGGCCACGTTCGGACGCATCGACATACTCTTCAACAACGCGGGTATCTGCGCCTACGGGCTGGCCCACGAACTGACCGAAGACGCCTGGGATGCCATGCTCGACATCAACCTCAAGGGCGCGTGGCTGGTAGCGCGGCGAGTGATTCCGATCATGATGGCGCAGCAATCGGGCGTAATTATCAATAATTCGAGCATTGCCGGGCTGCGGGGAATGAACCGCCTGAGCCATTACGCCGCCTCAAAATGGGGACTCGTCGGCCTGACCAAATCGTGGGCTATCGAACTGGCTCCCTACAACATACGCGTCAATTCCATTCATCCCACAGGCGTCAACACGCCGATGAATGACGGGCTGGCGGCGCTGGAAGGCACCACCACGCAGGAAATTGCCGAACGGTCGGCCGGAAATTTATTGCCGGTGCCCTGGGTTGAACCAGAAGACGTGTCGGCCATGGTGCTGTATCTGGTCTCCGACGGCGCGCGCTACATCACCGGCTCCCAATTCGTGCTCGATGCGGGCCTGTTGACGCGCTGA
- a CDS encoding carboxymuconolactone decarboxylase family protein, with product MPPRIDPLPETAASDALKAAWAKHIDDYPGSRITNMKATLSHSPLAFDVYMQWYPLYHAVIGIVGERSAYLFAHAISEASNCPLCTTFFRKIIIQNGERPEDLRLTDAEQHLLNFGAAIAQNRGDVPDEVYAPIGHRFSAGDVVTLVAFAGQMIATNLINNVLHVTIDDYLYPYLPLTQSADRTTGSPDRTTHA from the coding sequence ATGCCCCCCCGCATTGACCCCTTGCCCGAAACCGCCGCCTCCGACGCGCTCAAAGCTGCCTGGGCGAAACATATCGACGACTACCCCGGCTCCCGAATCACGAATATGAAAGCCACGCTGAGCCATTCGCCGCTGGCGTTCGACGTGTACATGCAATGGTACCCGCTCTACCACGCCGTGATCGGCATCGTGGGCGAACGGTCGGCGTATCTGTTTGCGCATGCTATTTCGGAAGCCTCGAACTGTCCGCTCTGCACCACCTTTTTCCGGAAGATCATCATCCAGAATGGCGAACGGCCCGAAGACCTGCGCCTGACCGATGCCGAGCAGCACCTGCTGAATTTCGGCGCGGCCATCGCCCAAAACCGGGGCGACGTACCTGACGAGGTGTACGCACCCATCGGGCACCGCTTTTCGGCCGGGGACGTGGTCACGCTCGTTGCCTTTGCCGGGCAGATGATTGCCACGAACCTGATCAATAACGTCCTGCACGTGACCATCGACGACTACCTGTATCCGTACCTACCTTTAACCCAATCGGCCGACCGAACAACCGGATCGCCGGACCGCACTACCCATGCCTGA
- a CDS encoding RtcB family protein — MNTSFSLDELLALGPIPESLQPVFLRVANGLTQRADYPKAYVLGLLAQMLQSPKKFAYSKNKVTNLARSVYELSQQGVAIPLSETGATYLPAEPAPYVLNTDQKQTETAFGLREGPLPYAVFGRDFIEEGALKQMHTAASLPVSVAGALMPDAHQGYGLPIGGVLATEANTVIPFAVGVDIACRMCLSIFDLSPDFLKREPHLLKKSLVEQTKFGIGGETREKLDESVMDLPEWRATKVIRDLKDKAYRQLGSSGTGNHFVEWGIVDVYADETGAAAGLNLPPGSYLALLSHSGSRGFGGNVANYYSKLAMQKTKLPKEAAHLAWLDLNTEEGQEYWIAMNLAGEYASANHHEIHRKLAKALRQKPLVMVENHHNFAWKEQLADGREVIVHRKGATPAGPDVLGIIPGSMTQPGYVVRGLGNDASINSASHGAGRLMSRTQAFNTITRSQWTKALTDADVQLVGGDLDEAPMVYKDIDTVIDAQRELVSVLAKFTPKIVRMADANRKEGRED, encoded by the coding sequence ATGAACACCTCCTTTTCACTTGACGAATTACTGGCGCTGGGACCTATTCCCGAGTCGCTACAACCGGTGTTTCTGCGCGTGGCCAATGGGCTGACGCAGCGGGCCGACTACCCCAAAGCGTATGTACTGGGCTTACTGGCGCAGATGCTGCAAAGCCCGAAGAAGTTCGCCTATTCGAAAAACAAGGTCACCAACCTGGCGCGGTCGGTGTATGAGCTGAGCCAGCAGGGCGTCGCTATTCCGCTGAGTGAAACGGGGGCAACGTACCTGCCCGCCGAGCCAGCGCCCTACGTGCTGAACACCGATCAGAAGCAGACCGAAACCGCCTTCGGCCTGCGCGAGGGACCACTGCCCTACGCGGTCTTCGGGCGTGATTTTATCGAAGAGGGGGCGCTTAAACAGATGCATACCGCCGCCAGTCTGCCGGTGTCGGTGGCCGGCGCGCTCATGCCCGACGCCCATCAGGGGTACGGACTGCCCATTGGTGGCGTGCTGGCCACGGAGGCCAATACCGTGATTCCGTTTGCGGTGGGCGTCGACATCGCCTGCCGGATGTGCCTGTCGATCTTCGATTTATCGCCCGATTTTCTAAAGCGCGAACCGCATTTGCTGAAGAAGTCGCTGGTGGAACAAACCAAGTTTGGCATCGGTGGCGAAACCCGCGAGAAGCTCGACGAAAGCGTGATGGACCTGCCCGAATGGCGCGCCACGAAGGTGATCCGCGACCTGAAAGACAAGGCGTACCGACAGTTGGGCAGCTCGGGAACGGGCAATCACTTTGTTGAGTGGGGCATCGTGGACGTGTATGCCGACGAAACCGGAGCAGCGGCGGGCCTGAACCTGCCACCGGGCAGTTACCTGGCCCTGCTCTCGCACTCGGGCTCGCGGGGGTTTGGCGGCAACGTGGCCAATTACTACTCGAAACTGGCCATGCAGAAGACGAAGCTGCCCAAAGAAGCGGCGCACCTGGCCTGGCTCGACCTGAACACCGAAGAAGGGCAGGAATACTGGATTGCGATGAACCTGGCGGGTGAATACGCCTCGGCCAATCACCACGAAATCCACCGGAAGCTGGCCAAAGCACTGCGCCAAAAACCGCTGGTGATGGTGGAGAACCACCACAATTTTGCCTGGAAAGAACAACTGGCCGACGGCCGTGAGGTGATCGTGCACCGCAAGGGCGCGACCCCCGCCGGTCCCGACGTGCTGGGCATCATTCCCGGCTCGATGACGCAGCCCGGCTACGTGGTGCGCGGGTTGGGCAACGACGCATCGATCAACTCGGCGTCGCACGGAGCCGGGCGGCTGATGTCACGTACCCAGGCGTTCAACACCATCACGCGGTCGCAGTGGACCAAAGCCCTCACCGACGCCGACGTGCAGCTGGTGGGCGGGGATCTCGACGAAGCACCGATGGTGTACAAAGACATCGACACCGTCATCGACGCCCAGCGCGAGCTGGTATCGGTGTTGGCGAAGTTTACGCCCAAAATTGTGCGCATGGCCGACGCCAACCGCAAGGAAGGCCGGGAAGACTGA
- a CDS encoding slipin family protein: MKTVRILAHQIGLVFKHGGYKKRLSAGNHWVWSNETVYVYNQGEPFLNPPCDLSLLLAQPEVAAALDVVEVSDNEIALQYERIAGSSTGLFQTILRKGRWAFWKADQLAGGKQYTYIRADLSQLTIPAEIDLVSLLPQPLSPYVRTYTVEAHEQGVLFVDWQFERLLTPGTYHWWKNNTPVHVLKVDMRQQQLEVSGQEMLTKDKASLRLSFFVPYQVRDVLKALVDNKDYDKQLYVAVQLALREYIGGLTLDELLDRKNDLAPFVITATAAKAAALGIELRGGGVRDIILPGDMRDIMNQVLMAEKKAQANSIMRREETASTRSLLNTAKLMEDNEMLWKLKEMEYVEKIADKINSISVSNGGPIVDQLKQLFVK; the protein is encoded by the coding sequence ATGAAAACAGTACGTATCCTGGCCCATCAGATTGGGCTGGTCTTCAAACATGGCGGCTACAAAAAAAGGCTGTCGGCGGGCAACCACTGGGTTTGGTCCAACGAAACCGTCTATGTCTACAACCAGGGTGAGCCATTCCTGAACCCGCCCTGCGACCTGTCTCTGTTGCTGGCGCAGCCGGAGGTAGCCGCAGCCCTCGACGTCGTGGAGGTCAGCGACAACGAAATTGCGCTGCAATACGAGCGGATCGCCGGGTCGTCGACGGGTCTGTTTCAGACCATCCTGCGCAAAGGCCGCTGGGCATTCTGGAAAGCAGATCAGTTGGCCGGGGGCAAACAGTACACCTACATCCGGGCCGATCTGAGCCAACTGACCATCCCGGCCGAGATCGATCTAGTGTCGCTGCTGCCGCAGCCCCTGTCACCCTACGTGCGTACCTACACCGTGGAAGCCCACGAGCAGGGCGTGCTGTTTGTCGACTGGCAGTTTGAGCGGCTGTTGACGCCGGGTACGTATCATTGGTGGAAAAACAACACCCCCGTCCACGTGCTGAAAGTCGACATGCGGCAGCAGCAGTTGGAAGTGTCGGGTCAGGAAATGCTGACCAAAGACAAAGCCTCGCTGCGATTGAGCTTCTTCGTACCGTATCAGGTACGTGACGTGCTGAAGGCATTGGTCGACAACAAAGACTACGACAAGCAGTTATATGTTGCCGTACAGTTGGCCCTGCGCGAGTACATCGGCGGCCTGACGCTCGACGAGTTGCTGGACCGTAAGAACGACCTGGCCCCGTTTGTGATAACGGCGACCGCCGCCAAAGCCGCCGCGTTGGGGATCGAGTTGCGGGGTGGTGGCGTTCGCGACATCATTTTGCCGGGCGACATGCGCGACATCATGAATCAGGTGCTTATGGCCGAGAAAAAAGCGCAGGCCAACAGCATCATGCGCCGCGAAGAAACCGCCTCGACCCGTAGCTTGCTGAACACGGCCAAGCTGATGGAAGACAACGAGATGCTGTGGAAGTTGAAAGAGATGGAGTATGTCGAGAAAATCGCCGACAAAATCAATTCGATTTCCGTTTCCAACGGCGGCCCGATCGTCGATCAGTTAAAGCAATTGTTTGTGAAGTAA